From Bradyrhizobium erythrophlei:
TGATGAAGGCTGCGCAACCAATGGTAATATGGTCCAGCGCACAGCAACACGCTCGGGTCGAACGCGATATGAGTCTCGAAGATCTGAAGCGCCATGTGCGAGTGCTCGGTTCAAAATATACTGATCGCGAGCAGCGAGCTCGCCGTCTATTCATTGAAGAGCGCGCCGCTTCTCTTCAACAAGAGCGAGACCGCGAGTTCGCGATCAGAACCGAGATTTCAGACTTCTTCAGCATTGCCTATTCCGCCGTCAGCTTCTGCGGATCAGGGCAACTTGGTTTTAGCATCCATAAGGATAAGTTATTTGAGCCGTGCGTCTCCGACCTTGACGTCGCTAGTATTGACGTTGAGCTATTTCAGAGAGCCTGGATAGATGTGGTTTCTACGACGCGCGCGTTTACCGATCTGACCCCGTTTGGAAGACGAAACGCAGAGAACATCAAGTACTTTCAGCAGCGAATCCTGAAGCGAGGTATGATTAGCGTTGGCGAGATGCCGCAGTCAGCCCTCAGCCGGTCGTGGTCTCAATTTCAAGGTCAACTAAGCCGGAAGCATACGTCAATCTTCAGAAACATCAATTTTGCGATCTATATGAACGAGTACGCTTTTTGCTGGAAGCAGGACAGCGCGTTATCTAATCTCACAGGCTGAGCATGCAAAACGATCTAAAATATACCGTGCGATCAAGGGAGATAATTGACCTTGTCGCGGCAATGCATAAACGCCGCCCCATAAATCGATAAACAAGTATAGCACGGGGTTTCCTTGGGGCTGCAATCCCCGCAATGCTGCGCTCAACGGTGGGTCGATTAGCAATCCGCAATCGGCTGATGGTTGGGCCATGTAATCGGTCTGCAGTGGGGGCTTTTTATTCATGTCGGGTTCATTACGGGTTCGTAATGTGAGGCGTCGAAACCGAAGGAGTTTTGATATGGATAATAAAATCACATCGGAAGTGATCTCTCGTCGAAGGGCTCTTTCCCTTTTGGGCATCGCCACATTGGGCCTCACAGTGCCTATCACCGTGCTAACGGTGTCAGATGCTGAGGCCCAGGTGACCGCCCCAGCGACCGCTCCCTCGACGACCCCGCAGACCGGCACAGAGCCGCCTCGGGAGCGGCGCACACGCCGCGGGAGACGACGTCAGCGCCGTGAAGCTCGCAGGAGAGCTCGCGAGGAGCGACGTGAGCGGCGCAAAGGCAGCGAGGAGAAAGGCAGCGAGGAGAAAAAGTAGCTCCGCTGCTCCATGGCATAAGGCAACGCTTTGAGGGGTCACCGACGGGTGACCCCTCAACGTTTTGTGCAGCGAGGCCAAGGCCGCACAGCGCTTGGGGCGGCTTCGCCGGAATTTTGCAAAATTGATAATTTTTACTGAGAGGTCCTATGCTGGGGGTGGCAAGCCAAGTTTTTGGCCCCGCCCCCATCAACACGTGACCATGGCAACAGTTCGATGCAAGCCCAAGCATCGCCATGCCAAGCCCAATGGCCCGACCTTGGCGCGGCGCGAGGCTGGCGAAGCATTGACGGATATCGCCCGAACGTTCGGGGTGAGCCATACAACAATCGGACGGCTTCGCTAGGCGCTGGAAATAAGGCCGTCTAAGTTGGTGGCCTCTTCCGACGACTAACGGCCTTCTTTTTCAACGCTCGCCGCTTTTTGGTTGCGGTCTTGAGTGACCTAAGCGGTTGCAGTTCCGTGTTGAAGGCGATTTTCAGCAATCTCTCGATCCGGTCCTGATCCTCGCGCTCGCTAATCCGATCTTTCTTTTTCATCGCGCACCCCTCCGCAATAAGGGCCTGTTGCGCACTACGCAGCACGAGTAGGAGGATCGCTGCGTAGGCAATGAAGCGCCGCTGGTAATCAAAATTAGCGATCGGTTCAAAATGCAACGCAAGGTTTCATGGTGTGCGGAACACCGGAAATGCACGAGTTGCGACAACGTCGCTGTCTGACTAATACCGCCGGAACCTTGCGGATTTACTCACCGCCCGGAGCCTCCGAGGGCTGTGGGCTAAATTCGCCGGTTGGCTGCCTTAACCACCAGGGCAACGATATCAATCGTCGCTGGGGCCGAATGCGGAATGTATGGCTCCCAGCTTGGCGACCATTGTTCACTCACAATTTCGGGTGCGGTCCAATCCGCACTGCGTGAGCTGAGCGCCCCGCTATCGGTTAGGGTACACTAGAGGACTCACCGAAACGTGATCGATCCCGCCCGGTGATTATGCGGTCGACTCGGCCTCTCGATTGACCCGTCGCAGCGTCACCGAAATGACCCGCCGATGGACGATGAAATCGACCAGCCGCGCGAGCTGCGTAAGTGCCTCGCGCTTCTCATCCAAGTATTCGTAACGGTCGTAGGTTTCGCTGACGCCGCCAATGACGTGACCCAACACCCGCTCAGCATGATCGGTCGGCACCTTGGCCCGGCTCATCAAGCTCCGCGCGGTGCGCCGAAGATCGTGCAGGGTCCAGCGGGGCATTGGCTCACGGCTTTCGGCTTCCCGGCGTTTGGCGATCTCCTTGTCGAGTTCGCGCTTGGCCTTGGAGAAGCCGGAGAAGCCCTTTATGCCGTGGGTCGTCGAGAACACGAACCACGAATTGCCGTTAACACCGTAGGGCTTCTCGCCGATCAACGCGAGGGCCTGCGGCGTCAGCGGGATGACGTGATCCAGCTTCGTCTTGTACCGCTCGCCTGGAATTGTCCAAAGGTCGCCCTCAAGCTCTGACGTGTGCATGTTGGCCCCTTCGTTGCGCCGTGTCGCGGTCAGCAGGAGCATTTTCACAAAAGCCGGGTAGCAGGTCGGCACCTCGGCTGCCGCAAGGCCGGCCCATACGTCCCTGATTTCATCGTCGGCAAGAATGCGTTTGCGAGCGCGTGCCTTCGGCTTGGTTCGGGCCATCCCCCGGACGATCGGGGAGCGGAAGTCGTCGCTTCGGTTGGCGTGCCAATTGAACACGCGCCGCATGAAGGCGAGGGTCTGGTCCGCCATTACGGCTCCGCTTTCATCTTCGATCCGATCAAGGAGCCGGATGATATCCCTGCGCCCAACTTCGTTGATCGACCGATCGCCAAGGGTGGGGTAGGCCAGCCGTTCCAGCGTTGCCTTGCGATCCTCGCCAGTGCGGAGCGCTTTGCCTTCGCGCTCGTACCATTCCTCACATATGGCCTTGAACGTTTCAGGCTTCGCCAGTGCCGTTCGCGGGTCTTTGCCCTTCTCCAGCGCGGCCCGGGCTTGATCGGCAAGGGTGCGGGCTCGGGCGAGCGAGGTTGCGGGATAGGTCCCTAGACCTTGGGTCATTCGGACCCGCTTGCCGCCCCAGGTGAAGTAATAGGTCCAGGACTTCGTGCCAGCCTTGGTCACCCGCAGCGCCAGTCCGGGCCGCTCCTCATCGAAGTAATCCGTTTGCGCCTCGCCGTCGCGGGCTTTGGCATGGGCGCAGAATCGATCGGTGAGGGCTCGTCGCGGCATGCCGGGCTCCGTACCTGGCCGTACCTATCTAGGTACTCGCGCACGCGCTTGGGCGCAATGGGTGGCCCTCGGTCACGGGGGCATGCGTGCCAGAAAGACAAGAAAGTTCAGTATCATATGCAATCCATTGCTACTTGGTGCGCCCGGCTGCATCGCCCCGCAAGCAAGATTAAATTTCATTCGTAATGACGGGGTCACAGGTTCGAGTCCTGTTTGCGGCACCAGCCCTTGGCGCGTCGCCTCCCAGTCTCCAAATGAAATGCGCGGTCCAGTTTCCTGCCTGTCGAAATCCGATGGAGCGGTCGGGACCAGAATCAGACAAACAACGGTGCAATTCCGCTTGGCGTCGTGTCGGAGCAGGGAGATATCGTGGGCTTTTCGATCAACCTGTTCGGGAAACAACAGCCGTCAGTTCTGTGGTGTTTCCCTATCCTGCTTCTGTTGAGCGGCTGTGGCGATGTGGGACCTGACTGCGGCTCTCCGGACGCGCGCAATTCCGTCGTCAAGAGCGTGGCGGACAACAAGAATAATCCGCTCATCAATTTCGCGGTCGAGAATTCCGATTCGGTTGTGGAATTGTTGAGCAAGGCAAAAGCCGACGCGGAGAAATCAGCCATCAGGGAAAAGGCAAAACAGGACGCGGTTTATTCCCTGGATGACACCATCGTCTCGAACTCAA
This genomic window contains:
- a CDS encoding tyrosine-type recombinase/integrase encodes the protein MPRRALTDRFCAHAKARDGEAQTDYFDEERPGLALRVTKAGTKSWTYYFTWGGKRVRMTQGLGTYPATSLARARTLADQARAALEKGKDPRTALAKPETFKAICEEWYEREGKALRTGEDRKATLERLAYPTLGDRSINEVGRRDIIRLLDRIEDESGAVMADQTLAFMRRVFNWHANRSDDFRSPIVRGMARTKPKARARKRILADDEIRDVWAGLAAAEVPTCYPAFVKMLLLTATRRNEGANMHTSELEGDLWTIPGERYKTKLDHVIPLTPQALALIGEKPYGVNGNSWFVFSTTHGIKGFSGFSKAKRELDKEIAKRREAESREPMPRWTLHDLRRTARSLMSRAKVPTDHAERVLGHVIGGVSETYDRYEYLDEKREALTQLARLVDFIVHRRVISVTLRRVNREAESTA